One window from the genome of Enterobacter asburiae encodes:
- a CDS encoding carboxylate/amino acid/amine transporter, which yields MALLIITTILWAFSFSLIGEYLAGSVDSYFSVLMRVGLAALVFLPFLRTRGQSLKTIVLYMLVGAMQLGIMYLFSFRAYVYLSVSEFLLFTVLTPLYITLIYDLLSRRRLRWGYLLSAALAVIGAAIIRYDKVSDHFWTGLMFVQLANISFAIGMVGYKRLMETRPMPQHNAFAWFYMGAAIVAVAAWFMLGNPQKLPTTTVQWGVLVWLGVVASGLGYFMWNYGATQVDAGTLGIMNNVHVPAGLLVNLAIWQQQPHWPSFIIGGAVILASLWVHRRWVAPRSAQTEDGRTRGSALSE from the coding sequence GTGGCGCTACTCATTATCACCACTATCCTGTGGGCCTTCTCCTTTAGCCTGATTGGCGAATACCTTGCCGGTTCGGTCGACAGCTACTTCTCGGTGCTGATGCGCGTGGGGCTGGCGGCGCTGGTGTTCCTGCCGTTTCTGCGCACGCGCGGGCAATCGCTGAAAACGATTGTGCTGTACATGCTGGTGGGGGCGATGCAGCTTGGCATCATGTATCTGTTTAGCTTCCGGGCCTACGTCTACCTGTCTGTCTCCGAGTTCCTGCTCTTTACCGTGCTGACGCCGCTCTATATCACGCTGATTTACGACCTGCTCAGCAGACGCCGCCTGCGCTGGGGATACCTGCTTAGCGCGGCACTGGCGGTGATCGGCGCGGCGATTATTCGCTATGACAAAGTGAGCGATCACTTCTGGACCGGGCTGATGTTCGTCCAGCTCGCCAACATCAGTTTTGCCATCGGCATGGTGGGCTATAAGCGCCTGATGGAAACCCGTCCGATGCCGCAGCATAACGCGTTCGCCTGGTTTTATATGGGCGCCGCAATTGTCGCGGTGGCAGCGTGGTTTATGCTCGGTAACCCGCAAAAACTGCCGACCACCACCGTACAGTGGGGCGTTCTGGTCTGGCTGGGCGTGGTGGCGTCAGGGCTGGGGTACTTCATGTGGAACTACGGCGCTACGCAGGTAGACGCCGGTACGCTGGGGATCATGAACAACGTGCACGTCCCGGCAGGGCTTCTGGTCAACCTCGCCATCTGGCAGCAACAGCCGCACTGGCCGAGCTTCATTATTGGGGGAGCGGTGATCCTGGCTTCGCTGTGGGTCCATCGCCGATGGGTCGCTCCGCGCTCCGCACAAACGGAAGATGGTCGCACGCGTGGTTCCGCGCTGAGCGAATAA
- the yigL gene encoding sugar/pyridoxal phosphate phosphatase YigL yields MYQVVASDLDGTLLSPDHTLSPYAKETLKLLTARGVNFVFATGRHHVDVGQIRDNLEIKSYMITSNGARVHDTDGNLIFTHNLDRDIAADLFGVVHNNPDIVTNVYRDDDWFMNRHRPEEMRFFKEAVFQYSLYEPGLLEPEGISKVFFTCVNHEELLPLEQAINARWGDRVNVSFSTLTCLEVMAGGVSKGHALEAVAKRLGFELKDCIAFGDGMNDAEMLSMAGKGCIMENAHQRLKDLHPELEVIGTNADNAVPKYLRKLFLE; encoded by the coding sequence ATGTACCAGGTTGTTGCATCTGATTTAGATGGCACGCTGCTTTCCCCCGACCACACCCTCTCGCCTTACGCGAAAGAGACCTTAAAACTCCTGACCGCCCGTGGCGTGAACTTCGTGTTTGCCACCGGTCGCCACCACGTGGACGTGGGGCAGATCCGCGATAATCTGGAAATCAAATCGTACATGATCACCTCCAACGGTGCCCGCGTGCACGATACCGACGGCAACCTGATCTTTACCCACAACCTGGATCGCGATATTGCCGCCGATCTGTTCGGCGTGGTGCACAATAATCCGGATATCGTTACCAACGTTTATCGCGACGACGACTGGTTTATGAACCGTCACCGCCCGGAAGAGATGCGTTTCTTCAAAGAAGCCGTATTCCAGTACTCACTGTACGAGCCGGGTCTACTGGAGCCGGAAGGGATCAGTAAGGTGTTCTTCACCTGTGTAAACCATGAGGAATTGCTGCCGCTGGAGCAGGCGATCAACGCCCGCTGGGGCGATCGCGTCAACGTGAGCTTCTCAACCCTGACCTGCCTGGAAGTGATGGCGGGGGGCGTCTCCAAAGGTCACGCGCTGGAAGCCGTCGCGAAACGTCTGGGCTTCGAGCTGAAGGACTGTATCGCCTTTGGTGACGGCATGAACGATGCCGAAATGCTTTCGATGGCAGGCAAGGGCTGCATTATGGAAAATGCGCACCAGCGTCTGAAAGATCTGCACCCGGAGCTGGAAGTGATCGGCACCAACGCAGACAACGCGGTGCCGAAGTATCTGCGCAAACTGTTCCTTGAATAA
- the corA gene encoding magnesium/cobalt transporter CorA codes for MLSAFQLENNRLTRLEAEESQPLIDAVWVDLVEPDDDERLRVQSELGQSLATRPELEDIEASARFFEDEDGLHIHSFFFFEDAEDHAGNSTVAFTIRDGRLFTLRERELPAFRLYRMRARSQAMVDGNAYELLLDLFETKIEQLADEIENIYSDLEKLSRVIMEGHQGDEYDEALSTLAELEDIGWKVRLCLMDTQRALNFLVRKARLPGGQLEQAREILRDIESLLPHNESLFQKVNFLMQAAMGFINIEQNRIIKIFSVVSVVFLPPTLVASSYGMNFEFMPELKWSFGYPGAIIFMILAGLAPYLYFKRRNWL; via the coding sequence ATGTTGAGCGCATTTCAACTCGAAAATAACCGACTGACTCGGCTTGAAGCCGAAGAGTCACAGCCCCTCATTGATGCCGTATGGGTGGATCTGGTCGAGCCGGACGACGATGAGCGCCTTCGCGTACAATCTGAGCTGGGGCAAAGCCTGGCAACCCGCCCGGAACTGGAAGACATCGAAGCATCCGCGCGTTTTTTTGAAGACGAAGACGGTCTGCACATTCACTCCTTCTTCTTCTTTGAAGATGCGGAAGATCACGCGGGTAACTCCACCGTGGCGTTTACCATTCGCGACGGCCGTCTGTTTACCCTGCGCGAGCGCGAGCTGCCGGCATTCCGTCTCTACCGCATGCGCGCCCGCAGCCAGGCAATGGTGGACGGTAACGCTTACGAGCTGCTGCTCGATCTGTTCGAGACCAAAATTGAACAGCTGGCGGACGAAATTGAAAACATCTACAGCGACCTGGAAAAGCTGAGCCGCGTGATCATGGAAGGCCATCAGGGAGATGAGTACGACGAAGCGCTCTCCACGCTGGCGGAGCTGGAAGATATCGGCTGGAAGGTACGTTTGTGTCTGATGGATACCCAGCGCGCGCTGAACTTCCTGGTGCGCAAGGCGCGTCTGCCGGGCGGTCAGCTGGAGCAGGCGCGCGAGATCTTACGAGATATCGAATCCCTGCTGCCGCACAACGAATCTCTGTTCCAGAAGGTGAACTTCCTGATGCAGGCGGCGATGGGCTTTATCAACATCGAGCAGAACCGCATCATCAAGATCTTCTCGGTGGTGTCCGTGGTGTTCCTGCCGCCGACGCTGGTGGCGTCCAGTTACGGGATGAACTTTGAGTTTATGCCGGAGCTGAAGTGGAGCTTTGGTTACCCGGGGGCGATTATCTTTATGATCCTCGCGGGGCTGGCGCCGTATCTGTACTTTAAGCGTCGTAACTGGCTGTAA
- the metR gene encoding HTH-type transcriptional regulator MetR, protein MIEIKHLKTLQALRNCGSLAAAAATLHQTQSALSHQFSDLEQRLGFRLFVRKSQPLRFTPQGEILLQLANQVLPQIASALQACNEPQQTKLRIAIECHSCIQWLTPALENFRQKWPQVEMDFKSGVTFDPQPSLQQGELDLVMTSDILPRSGLHYSPMFDYEVRLVLAPDHPLATKTRITPEDLATETLLIYPVQRSRLDIWRHFLQPAGVSPQLKSVDNTLLLIQMVAARMGIAALPHWVVESFERQGLVQTKTLGEGLWSRLYAAVRDGEQRQPITEAFIRSARNHACDHLPFVRSAERPIGDGPTAKPGSPLPQ, encoded by the coding sequence ATGATCGAGATAAAACACCTGAAAACGCTACAAGCGTTGCGGAACTGCGGCTCGCTCGCGGCGGCTGCGGCCACGCTGCACCAGACCCAGTCCGCCCTTTCTCACCAGTTCAGCGATCTGGAACAACGCCTCGGCTTCCGTCTTTTTGTGCGTAAGAGCCAGCCCCTGCGCTTTACGCCTCAGGGTGAAATTCTTCTTCAACTGGCGAATCAGGTACTGCCGCAAATCGCCAGCGCGCTGCAGGCGTGTAACGAACCGCAGCAGACCAAGCTGCGTATCGCCATTGAGTGCCACAGCTGTATTCAGTGGCTGACCCCCGCGCTTGAGAACTTCCGCCAGAAGTGGCCGCAGGTGGAGATGGACTTCAAATCCGGCGTGACCTTTGACCCTCAGCCGTCGCTGCAGCAGGGCGAGCTGGACCTGGTGATGACCTCTGACATCCTGCCGCGCAGCGGCCTGCACTATTCGCCGATGTTTGATTATGAAGTGCGCCTGGTGCTGGCCCCGGACCATCCGCTGGCGACCAAAACGCGCATCACGCCGGAAGACCTGGCGACGGAAACGCTGCTGATTTATCCGGTCCAGCGCAGTCGTCTGGATATCTGGCGCCACTTCCTGCAGCCCGCAGGCGTTAGCCCACAGCTGAAAAGCGTGGATAACACGCTGCTGCTGATTCAGATGGTGGCGGCCAGAATGGGTATCGCGGCGCTGCCGCACTGGGTGGTGGAGAGTTTTGAACGTCAGGGTCTGGTGCAGACCAAAACCCTGGGTGAAGGGCTGTGGAGCCGACTGTACGCCGCCGTGCGCGATGGCGAGCAGCGTCAGCCGATTACGGAGGCGTTTATTCGCTCAGCGCGGAACCACGCGTGCGACCATCTTCCGTTTGTGCGGAGCGCGGAGCGACCCATCGGCGATGGACCCACAGCGAAGCCAGGATCACCGCTCCCCCAATAA
- the recQ gene encoding ATP-dependent DNA helicase RecQ, translating into MAQAEVLNQESLAKQVLHETFGYQQFRPGQETIIETVLEGRDCLVVMPTGGGKSLCYQVPALVLNGLTVVVSPLISLMKDQVDQLLANGVAAACLNSTQTREQQQEVMAGCRTGQIRLLYIAPERLMLDNFLDHLAHWNPVLLAVDEAHCISQWGHDFRPEYAALGQLRQRFPELPFMALTATADDTTRLDIVRLLGLNDPYIQVSSFDRPNIRYMLMEKFKPLDQLLRYVQEQRGKSGIIYCNSRAKVEDTAARLQNRGFSAAAYHAGLENHIRADVQEKFQRDDLQIVVATVAFGMGINKPNVRFVVHFDIPRNIESYYQETGRAGRDGLPAEAMLFYDPADMAWLRRCLEEKPQGQLQDIERHKLNAMGAFAEAQTCRRLVLLNYFGEGRQEPCGNCDICLDPPKQYDGLMDARKALSTIYRVNQRFGMGYVVEVLRGANNQRIRDMGHDKLPVYGIGKEQSHEHWVSIIRQLIHLGFATQNIAQHSALQLTEAARPVLRGDVELKLAVPRVIALKPRVMQKSYGGNYDRKLFAKLRKLRKAIADEENIPPYVVFNDATLIEMAEQMPLSASEMLSVNGVGTRKLERFGKEFMALIRSHADGDDEE; encoded by the coding sequence GTGGCGCAGGCGGAAGTATTGAATCAGGAGTCGCTGGCTAAACAGGTTTTGCATGAAACCTTTGGCTACCAGCAGTTCCGCCCCGGCCAGGAAACCATCATTGAAACGGTGCTGGAAGGTCGTGATTGCCTGGTGGTGATGCCGACTGGCGGCGGTAAGTCCCTCTGTTATCAGGTGCCCGCGCTGGTGCTTAACGGCCTGACGGTCGTGGTATCCCCTCTCATTTCTCTGATGAAAGACCAGGTTGACCAACTGCTCGCCAACGGCGTGGCGGCAGCCTGTCTTAACTCCACGCAAACCCGTGAGCAGCAGCAAGAGGTGATGGCCGGGTGCCGCACCGGGCAGATCCGCCTGCTGTATATCGCCCCGGAACGCCTGATGCTGGATAACTTCCTCGACCATCTTGCGCACTGGAACCCGGTGCTGCTGGCGGTAGATGAAGCGCACTGTATTTCCCAGTGGGGACACGACTTCCGCCCGGAATACGCTGCCCTCGGCCAGCTGCGTCAGCGCTTCCCCGAGCTGCCGTTTATGGCGCTTACCGCCACGGCGGATGACACCACGCGGCTGGATATCGTTCGTCTGCTCGGGCTGAACGACCCCTATATTCAGGTCAGCAGCTTCGACCGCCCTAACATCCGCTATATGCTGATGGAAAAATTCAAGCCGCTGGATCAGCTCCTGCGCTACGTCCAGGAGCAGCGCGGCAAGTCCGGTATCATTTACTGCAACAGCCGTGCGAAGGTGGAAGACACCGCCGCGCGTCTGCAAAACCGCGGCTTTAGCGCCGCCGCGTATCATGCCGGGTTAGAGAACCACATCCGTGCCGACGTGCAGGAAAAATTCCAGCGCGACGACCTGCAAATCGTCGTCGCGACGGTGGCGTTCGGAATGGGCATTAACAAGCCCAACGTGCGCTTTGTGGTGCACTTCGACATTCCGCGCAATATCGAATCCTACTACCAGGAAACCGGCCGCGCCGGGCGTGACGGGCTGCCTGCGGAAGCGATGCTGTTTTACGATCCGGCCGATATGGCGTGGCTGCGCCGCTGTCTGGAAGAGAAACCGCAGGGACAGCTGCAGGATATTGAGCGCCACAAGCTCAACGCGATGGGTGCGTTTGCCGAAGCGCAAACCTGCCGCCGTCTGGTGCTGCTCAACTACTTTGGGGAAGGGCGCCAGGAGCCGTGCGGCAACTGCGATATCTGCCTGGATCCGCCGAAACAGTACGATGGCCTGATGGACGCGCGTAAGGCGCTCTCGACCATTTACCGTGTGAACCAGCGCTTCGGGATGGGCTACGTGGTGGAAGTGCTGCGCGGCGCGAATAACCAGCGTATCCGCGATATGGGGCATGACAAGCTGCCGGTCTACGGTATTGGCAAGGAGCAGAGCCACGAGCACTGGGTGAGCATCATTCGCCAGCTGATCCACCTCGGCTTCGCCACGCAGAACATTGCCCAGCACTCCGCCCTGCAGCTGACCGAAGCGGCGCGTCCGGTACTGCGTGGTGACGTTGAGCTCAAGCTCGCCGTGCCGCGCGTCATCGCCCTGAAGCCGCGCGTGATGCAGAAATCCTACGGCGGCAACTACGACCGCAAGCTGTTCGCCAAACTGCGCAAGCTGCGTAAAGCCATCGCCGACGAAGAAAACATTCCGCCTTACGTGGTGTTCAACGACGCGACGCTGATTGAGATGGCCGAGCAGATGCCGCTCAGCGCCAGCGAGATGCTCAGCGTCAACGGCGTGGGGACGCGCAAGCTGGAGCGCTTCGGTAAAGAGTTTATGGCGCTCATCCGCTCTCACGCCGATGGTGATGATGAGGAGTAG
- the pldA gene encoding phospholipase A has translation MRTYLAWLLAAVALPLTAYAQEATIKEVHDKPAVHGSIIANLLQEHDNPFTLYPYDTNYVIYTQTSDLNKEAISSYNWSDNARKDEVKFQLSLAFPFWRGILGPNSVLGASYTQKSWWQLSNSGESSPFRETNYEPQLFLGFATDYEFAGWTLRDVEVGFNHDSNGRSDPTSRSWNRAYTRLMAQNGSWMVEVKPWYVVGETDDNPDITKYMGYYQLKVGYQLGDAVLSAKGQYNWNTGYGGAEVGLSYPMTKHVRIYTQVYSGYGESLIDYNFNQTRVGVGVMLNDIL, from the coding sequence ATGCGGACGTATCTGGCATGGTTACTGGCGGCGGTTGCGCTGCCCCTCACAGCATATGCGCAGGAAGCGACGATCAAAGAGGTGCATGATAAACCTGCCGTTCACGGTAGCATTATCGCGAACCTTCTTCAGGAGCATGACAATCCGTTCACGCTCTATCCGTATGACACCAACTACGTGATTTACACCCAGACCAGCGATCTCAACAAAGAGGCGATAAGCTCCTATAACTGGTCTGATAATGCGCGTAAAGATGAGGTGAAGTTCCAGCTCAGCCTCGCGTTCCCGTTCTGGCGCGGCATTCTGGGGCCGAACTCGGTGCTCGGGGCGTCTTACACGCAGAAATCCTGGTGGCAGCTCTCTAACAGCGGAGAGTCCTCACCGTTCCGTGAAACCAACTATGAGCCGCAGCTGTTCCTCGGTTTTGCAACGGATTATGAGTTTGCGGGCTGGACGCTGCGTGACGTTGAAGTGGGCTTTAACCACGATTCCAACGGTCGCTCTGATCCTACCTCGCGCAGCTGGAACCGCGCCTATACGCGTCTGATGGCGCAGAACGGTAGCTGGATGGTGGAAGTGAAGCCGTGGTATGTGGTGGGCGAAACCGATGATAACCCGGATATCACCAAATATATGGGCTACTACCAGCTCAAAGTCGGCTACCAGTTAGGTGATGCCGTGCTCAGCGCCAAAGGTCAGTACAACTGGAACACCGGCTACGGTGGTGCGGAAGTGGGCTTAAGCTATCCAATGACGAAGCATGTCCGTATCTATACTCAGGTGTACAGCGGTTACGGCGAGTCGCTTATCGATTACAACTTCAACCAGACCCGCGTCGGCGTGGGCGTGATGCTGAACGATATTCTCTAG
- the rhtB gene encoding homoserine/homoserine lactone efflux protein → MTFEWWLAYLLTSIILSLSPGSGAINTMTTSINHGYRGAAASIAGLQTGLGIHIVLVGIGLGTLFSRSVLAFEVLKWAGAAYLIWLGIQQWRAAGSINLNTLAQTQNRGHLFKRAVFVNLTNPKSIVFLAALFPQFIVPHQPQVMQYVVLGATTIIVDIIVMIGYATLAQRIAAWIKGLKQMKALNKVFGSLFMLVGALLASARHA, encoded by the coding sequence ATGACCTTCGAGTGGTGGTTAGCTTACCTGCTGACATCCATCATCCTTAGTCTTTCACCGGGCTCGGGCGCCATTAACACCATGACCACCTCCATCAACCATGGCTATCGCGGTGCGGCGGCGTCGATTGCCGGTTTGCAGACCGGGCTGGGCATTCATATTGTGCTGGTCGGGATTGGTCTGGGGACCCTGTTCTCCCGCTCCGTGCTGGCCTTTGAGGTGCTGAAATGGGCCGGGGCAGCGTATCTGATTTGGCTCGGTATCCAGCAGTGGCGCGCGGCAGGCTCCATCAACCTGAATACGCTCGCTCAGACGCAAAACCGCGGCCATCTGTTTAAGCGCGCGGTGTTCGTCAACCTGACCAACCCGAAGAGCATCGTTTTCCTCGCCGCGCTGTTCCCGCAGTTTATCGTGCCGCACCAGCCCCAGGTGATGCAGTACGTGGTGCTGGGTGCGACCACCATTATCGTCGATATCATCGTGATGATTGGTTACGCGACGCTGGCGCAGCGAATTGCGGCGTGGATTAAAGGGCTTAAGCAGATGAAGGCCCTGAATAAAGTCTTTGGCTCGCTGTTTATGCTGGTTGGCGCGCTGCTTGCGTCAGCGCGTCACGCTTAG
- the yigI gene encoding acyl-CoA thioesterase YigI: MSAMLTAEEVLKLVGEIFVYHMPFNRALGLELERYEKDFAQLSFNNQPMMVGNWAQSILHGGVIASALDVAAGLVCVGSTLTRHDTINEDELRQRLARMGTIDLRVDYLRPGRGNRFTCSSSLLRAGNKVAVARVELHNEEQVYIASATATYMVG, from the coding sequence ATGTCAGCCATGCTTACCGCCGAAGAAGTGTTAAAACTCGTGGGCGAGATTTTTGTTTACCATATGCCGTTTAACCGTGCGCTGGGACTGGAGCTGGAGCGTTACGAGAAAGATTTTGCCCAGCTGAGCTTCAACAACCAGCCGATGATGGTGGGTAACTGGGCGCAAAGTATTTTGCACGGCGGCGTGATCGCCTCCGCGCTGGACGTGGCGGCAGGTCTGGTCTGCGTGGGCAGTACGCTGACCCGCCATGACACCATCAACGAAGACGAACTCCGCCAGCGTCTGGCGCGCATGGGCACCATTGATTTGCGCGTCGATTACCTTCGCCCGGGGCGCGGAAATCGCTTTACCTGTTCCAGCAGCCTGCTGCGCGCGGGGAATAAAGTTGCCGTGGCGCGCGTTGAGTTACACAACGAAGAACAGGTGTATATCGCCAGCGCAACCGCCACTTATATGGTGGGTTGA
- the pldB gene encoding lysophospholipase L2: MFQQKKDWETRENAFAAFSMGPLTDFWRQREEDEFTGVGEIPVRFVRFHDKKNDRVIVVCPGRIESYIKYAELAYDLFHLGFDVLIIDHRGQGLSGRLLSDTHRGHVDNFSDYVDDLAAFWQQEVEPGPWRKRYILAHSMGGAISTLFLQRHAHQCDAIALTAPMYGIVMRFPDWMVRHILDWAEGHQRIREGYAIGTGRWRALPFAMNVLTHSRQRYRRNLRFYADEPRLRVGGPTYHWVREGILAGEQVLAGVGNDDTPTLLIQAEEERVVDNRMHDRYCELRAAAGHPCEGGKPLVINGAYHEILFEKDAMRSVALNAIVEFFNRHN, encoded by the coding sequence ATGTTTCAGCAGAAAAAGGACTGGGAAACACGAGAAAACGCATTTGCTGCTTTCTCCATGGGGCCGCTGACCGATTTCTGGCGCCAGCGTGAGGAAGATGAGTTTACGGGCGTCGGTGAAATTCCGGTACGCTTTGTGCGTTTTCACGATAAGAAAAATGACCGGGTCATTGTGGTCTGCCCCGGGCGTATTGAGAGCTATATCAAATACGCCGAACTGGCCTATGACCTGTTCCATCTGGGCTTCGATGTGTTGATTATCGATCACCGCGGGCAGGGGCTTTCTGGTCGCCTGCTATCGGATACGCATCGCGGCCACGTGGATAACTTCAGCGATTACGTCGACGATCTCGCCGCGTTCTGGCAGCAGGAGGTCGAGCCTGGCCCCTGGCGGAAGCGCTATATTCTGGCGCACTCAATGGGCGGCGCGATTTCAACGCTGTTTTTACAGCGCCACGCGCACCAGTGCGACGCCATTGCGCTCACCGCGCCGATGTATGGCATCGTCATGCGTTTTCCTGACTGGATGGTGCGTCATATTCTTGACTGGGCTGAGGGCCATCAGCGCATTCGAGAAGGCTATGCCATCGGGACGGGGCGCTGGCGTGCACTGCCGTTTGCGATGAACGTGCTGACCCACAGCCGACAGCGCTATCGTCGTAACCTGCGTTTTTATGCCGATGAACCGCGCCTGCGCGTGGGCGGCCCGACCTATCACTGGGTACGGGAAGGTATTCTTGCCGGTGAGCAGGTGCTGGCTGGCGTCGGCAATGACGACACGCCAACGCTCCTGATTCAGGCTGAAGAAGAGCGTGTGGTGGATAACCGCATGCATGATCGTTATTGCGAACTGCGCGCTGCCGCCGGTCACCCTTGTGAAGGGGGAAAACCGCTGGTCATTAACGGCGCGTACCATGAGATCCTTTTTGAAAAGGACGCTATGCGCTCAGTCGCGCTCAACGCCATTGTTGAATTTTTCAACAGGCATAATTGA
- the rhtC gene encoding threonine export protein RhtC → MLMLFLTVALVHIVALMSPGPDFFFVSQTAVSRSRKEAMMGVLGITMGVMVWAAVALLGLNLILAKMAWLHNIIMVGGGLYLCWMGYQMLRGALKKEEKKPEEPKVELATGGRSFVKGLLTNLANPKAIIYFGSVFSLFVGDSVGAGARWGIFLLIVVETFAWFTIVASLFALPAMRRGYQRIAKWIDGFAGALFAGFGIHLIISR, encoded by the coding sequence ATGTTGATGCTATTTCTCACCGTGGCGTTAGTGCACATCGTTGCGCTGATGAGCCCCGGCCCAGACTTTTTCTTCGTATCACAAACGGCCGTTAGCCGCTCCCGCAAAGAGGCGATGATGGGCGTGCTCGGTATCACCATGGGCGTTATGGTCTGGGCGGCCGTTGCGCTGCTCGGTCTGAACCTTATCCTGGCGAAGATGGCCTGGCTGCATAACATCATCATGGTCGGCGGCGGGCTGTACCTGTGCTGGATGGGCTACCAGATGCTGCGCGGGGCGCTGAAGAAAGAAGAGAAAAAGCCGGAAGAGCCAAAGGTGGAGCTGGCAACGGGCGGCCGCAGCTTTGTAAAAGGGCTGCTGACCAATCTGGCGAACCCAAAAGCGATTATCTATTTCGGCTCCGTGTTCTCGCTGTTTGTCGGCGATAGCGTCGGTGCAGGCGCGCGCTGGGGCATCTTCCTGCTGATCGTTGTGGAAACCTTTGCCTGGTTTACCATCGTGGCCAGCCTGTTTGCCTTGCCGGCGATGCGCCGTGGCTACCAGCGTATCGCGAAGTGGATTGACGGCTTCGCCGGCGCGCTGTTCGCCGGCTTCGGCATTCATCTCATCATTTCTCGCTAA
- the rarD gene encoding EamA family transporter RarD — protein MDAKQTRQGVLLALAAYFIWGIAPAYFKLIAYVPADEILTHRVIWSFFFMIALMSLSRQWSGVKTLFKTPKKVFLLALSAVLIGGNWLLFIWAVNNHHMLEASLGYFINPLVNIVLGMIFLGERFRRMQWVAVILAFCGVLVQLWTFGSLPIIALGLAFSFAFYGLVRKKIAVEAQTGMLFETLWLLPVAAIYLFGIADSATSHMGSNPWSLNLMLMAAGVVTTIPLLCFTGAATRLRLSTLGFFQYIGPTLMFLLAVVFYGEVPGADKMVTFAFIWVALAIFVADAIYTQRRVRKGL, from the coding sequence ATGGATGCTAAACAGACGCGGCAGGGCGTTTTACTCGCCCTTGCCGCTTATTTTATTTGGGGTATCGCCCCGGCGTATTTCAAGCTAATCGCCTACGTTCCGGCCGATGAGATCCTGACTCACCGCGTTATCTGGTCGTTCTTTTTTATGATCGCGCTGATGAGCCTCAGCCGTCAGTGGTCAGGCGTCAAAACGCTGTTTAAAACCCCTAAAAAGGTCTTCCTGCTGGCGCTGTCAGCGGTTCTGATTGGCGGCAACTGGCTGCTGTTTATCTGGGCGGTGAATAACCATCATATGCTCGAAGCGAGCCTGGGGTACTTCATTAACCCGCTGGTGAACATCGTGCTGGGGATGATTTTCCTCGGTGAGCGCTTCCGTCGGATGCAGTGGGTGGCGGTGATTCTGGCCTTCTGCGGCGTACTGGTGCAGCTCTGGACCTTCGGCTCGCTGCCGATTATTGCCCTCGGCCTGGCGTTCAGCTTTGCCTTCTACGGCCTGGTGCGTAAGAAGATTGCGGTGGAAGCGCAGACGGGGATGCTGTTTGAAACCCTGTGGCTGCTGCCCGTGGCGGCGATTTATCTCTTTGGCATCGCCGACAGCGCGACCAGCCATATGGGCAGCAACCCGTGGTCGCTGAACCTGATGCTGATGGCGGCGGGCGTGGTGACCACCATTCCTCTGCTGTGCTTCACCGGTGCCGCGACGCGTCTGCGTCTCTCCACGCTGGGCTTCTTCCAGTATATTGGCCCGACGCTGATGTTCCTGCTGGCAGTGGTGTTTTACGGCGAAGTGCCGGGTGCGGATAAGATGGTGACGTTCGCCTTTATCTGGGTGGCGCTGGCGATTTTCGTCGCGGATGCGATTTATACCCAACGCAGGGTGCGCAAAGGGCTGTGA
- the ysgD gene encoding YsgD/CorL family protein, with translation MDTPSRYWLNSLSSRNNS, from the coding sequence TTGGACACACCCAGTAGATACTGGCTCAATTCCCTGTCATCCAGGAACAACTCCTAA